The following coding sequences lie in one Bacillus sp. FJAT-45350 genomic window:
- a CDS encoding aromatic ring-hydroxylating oxygenase subunit alpha — MAKKELMLEEMTREEVVQYLNETVQPEEGTIPAYILGDPTIYELEQEKLFMKTWMFLGHESEIPNSGDFITRTLAGYSIIIARSDEGKLRASYNMCTHRGMKLCRADKGNKKQFTCPYHGFVFKNTGELIGAPLQKEIYGDTLDKEKMTLHEVTLDTYKGCIFGTWNDTPEPLDDFLGEFKWYWDLVIGRTEMEVVGPPQKYVIPAHWKTGSDNFVGDSYHTMVTHGSIVQLGMVPGPKYSKKGYQVHTENGHGCNLGMPNPDFAFPEELIPEYKENLSPEQFDIISNLKNTNGNLFPNLSFLVSHTEIKGQLISNTSLRQWNPVGPDKMEVTTWFLVEKNASEDWKRRSRESFVLTFSPSGIFEQDDTEVFIDISDAARGKLPFLKEMKYNYTMGLHRKPVTDFPGPGVVYDDKFTEASHRNFYSYWLELMNRDGKEKDDGK; from the coding sequence TTGGCTAAAAAAGAACTGATGTTAGAAGAGATGACACGCGAAGAAGTGGTTCAATATTTAAATGAAACCGTTCAACCAGAGGAAGGGACGATTCCTGCTTATATTCTAGGTGACCCAACGATATATGAATTAGAACAAGAAAAACTTTTTATGAAAACATGGATGTTTCTTGGTCATGAATCCGAAATACCAAACAGTGGTGATTTTATAACAAGGACCCTTGCTGGCTACTCAATTATTATCGCAAGAAGTGACGAAGGAAAGCTACGAGCTTCGTACAACATGTGTACTCACCGTGGGATGAAGTTATGTCGTGCTGATAAAGGAAACAAAAAGCAGTTTACCTGTCCTTACCACGGTTTTGTATTTAAAAATACAGGTGAATTAATTGGAGCACCTTTACAAAAAGAAATCTACGGGGACACGCTTGATAAAGAAAAGATGACACTACATGAAGTAACGCTTGATACGTATAAAGGTTGTATTTTCGGTACATGGAATGACACTCCTGAACCACTAGATGACTTTCTTGGAGAATTCAAATGGTACTGGGATTTGGTCATTGGTCGAACTGAGATGGAAGTTGTTGGCCCCCCGCAAAAGTATGTAATCCCAGCTCATTGGAAAACCGGTTCAGACAATTTTGTCGGTGACTCTTATCATACTATGGTCACGCACGGTTCAATTGTTCAGCTAGGAATGGTACCAGGGCCGAAATACTCAAAAAAAGGCTATCAAGTTCATACCGAGAACGGGCATGGATGTAACTTGGGGATGCCAAATCCAGACTTTGCATTTCCAGAAGAGTTGATTCCTGAATACAAGGAGAATTTATCTCCTGAACAATTTGATATTATATCAAACTTAAAAAATACAAATGGAAACCTGTTTCCAAATCTATCATTCTTAGTTTCGCACACAGAAATTAAAGGCCAATTAATTTCAAATACATCGCTTCGTCAATGGAATCCAGTCGGTCCAGATAAAATGGAAGTAACCACATGGTTTCTAGTTGAAAAAAATGCGTCGGAAGATTGGAAAAGACGTTCAAGAGAATCCTTTGTTTTAACATTTAGTCCATCGGGAATTTTTGAACAAGACGATACCGAGGTGTTTATTGATATCTCTGATGCAGCACGAGGCAAACTACCTTTCTTAAAAGAAATGAAATACAACTATACAATGGGATTGCATAGAAAACCAGTAACAGATTTCCCAGGACCAGGTGTTGTCTATGATGATAAGTTCACCGAAGCGAGCCACAGAAACTTCTATAGCTACTGGTTAGAACTCATGAATCGTGATGGAAAGGAGAAAGACGATGGAAAATAA
- a CDS encoding thiamine pyrophosphate-binding protein, whose translation MADVQTEYTTADAIVQELVHAGVEVAFGIVSIHNMPIYDAILREGSIHLVCSRGESGAVNMADGYARSTGKLGVVITSTGTGAGNAAGSIIEAWAAGVPLLHLTGEVGSKYLGTGRGYIHECKDQLSMMKGSGKEAYRLRNPEQAPFLIRKAIHEAFAIPSGPITVEVPIDFQTAIIHETSVVQAHQQVAETSEVLIPDAVIESITEAKRPVLWVGGGAISANASEEVQSLAEKIGAAVITSQSGKGIIPEDHDQCFGHFGAHPETKKFLEKADLLISVGVRFRGNETSNWAVTVPENHIGIDGDYEAMNRNYPLSFGLVGDAKQTLKQINEKLMQQSLSTKKAYLEEVKSVRNNLRDQLRSTLGPYEKILDSMRELLPRDTIHVRDVTVPANVWGSRLLEIYEPRNSIHASGGGIGQGLPTAIGAQIANRDRQVVLIAGDGGFMVNVGELATAVQEKIPLIIVLFDDSGYGVLRSIQDAAYGRQVAVDLVSPDFALLGQSMGAYSKKVTTTEEFSEELKDAVYRKETTMIIVDMNAIGPMNKPFAGPPGVAATFKPKKL comes from the coding sequence ATGGCTGACGTACAAACAGAATATACTACGGCTGATGCAATTGTTCAAGAATTGGTTCATGCAGGTGTTGAAGTTGCATTTGGGATTGTTAGTATTCATAACATGCCAATCTATGACGCAATCTTGAGAGAAGGAAGTATCCACTTAGTTTGCTCTAGAGGAGAGAGCGGGGCCGTAAACATGGCTGATGGCTATGCCCGTTCTACAGGAAAGTTAGGTGTTGTCATTACTAGTACCGGTACAGGTGCTGGGAATGCAGCAGGCTCAATTATCGAAGCATGGGCTGCGGGAGTTCCATTGCTTCATCTTACAGGAGAAGTAGGTTCCAAGTATTTAGGAACTGGAAGAGGCTATATTCACGAATGTAAGGACCAATTATCGATGATGAAAGGCTCTGGAAAAGAAGCCTACCGACTTAGAAACCCAGAACAAGCACCATTTCTAATTCGTAAAGCGATTCATGAAGCATTTGCTATTCCTTCTGGTCCAATAACTGTGGAAGTTCCAATTGATTTTCAAACGGCTATTATTCATGAAACGTCAGTTGTTCAAGCCCATCAGCAAGTTGCTGAGACATCGGAGGTCTTAATCCCTGATGCAGTCATCGAGTCAATTACTGAAGCGAAACGTCCTGTCCTTTGGGTAGGAGGTGGAGCCATTTCAGCTAACGCTTCAGAAGAAGTTCAAAGCTTAGCGGAGAAAATTGGGGCAGCGGTGATTACAAGTCAATCTGGGAAAGGAATTATTCCAGAAGATCATGATCAATGCTTTGGTCATTTTGGTGCACACCCTGAAACGAAGAAATTTTTAGAAAAGGCTGACCTGCTCATTAGTGTAGGAGTTCGCTTTAGAGGGAATGAAACGTCAAATTGGGCAGTGACTGTTCCTGAAAATCATATTGGTATTGATGGGGATTATGAAGCGATGAACCGTAATTATCCATTATCATTTGGGCTTGTAGGTGATGCAAAGCAAACGTTAAAACAAATAAATGAGAAGTTGATGCAACAATCATTGTCAACAAAAAAAGCGTATCTTGAAGAAGTTAAATCCGTGCGTAATAACTTAAGAGATCAACTGCGTAGTACGTTAGGTCCTTATGAGAAAATTCTTGATAGTATGAGAGAGTTATTGCCACGAGATACGATACATGTAAGAGACGTAACTGTTCCAGCAAATGTCTGGGGGAGTAGACTACTAGAAATCTATGAACCAAGAAACTCTATTCATGCGTCAGGTGGCGGGATCGGGCAAGGGTTACCAACAGCCATTGGTGCTCAGATTGCAAACCGTGATCGTCAAGTCGTCTTAATCGCTGGTGATGGTGGATTTATGGTCAATGTTGGCGAATTGGCAACAGCTGTCCAAGAAAAAATTCCGTTAATTATCGTCTTGTTTGATGATTCTGGCTACGGGGTTCTCCGAAGTATTCAAGATGCTGCTTATGGTCGTCAAGTTGCTGTTGACCTAGTAAGTCCTGATTTTGCTTTATTAGGCCAGTCAATGGGTGCTTACTCAAAAAAGGTAACGACAACCGAGGAATTTTCAGAAGAATTGAAAGATGCTGTCTATAGAAAAGAAACAACCATGATTATCGTAGACATGAATGCAATTGGTCCAATGAACAAACCTTTCGCAGGTCCTCCAGGTGTAGCTGCCACATTCAAACCAAAAAAATTATGA
- the nadX gene encoding aspartate dehydrogenase — protein sequence MKIGLIGSGNISEFLLDYFHTTPQTDVSITALFSRNIETTQYLATKYQVTPFHSFEEFMHSDIDVVIEAANITATIEYAPKLLKNGKDILIISVGAFAEPDFSTEVARICNEHGTKVYLPSGAIGGLDVLKAAVTVDGLKDVSIVTRKPANSLTDEPITEPKVLFEGYAKEAIKLFPKNINVSIILSLVGLGIAQTKVKIIADPGITKNIHTIEATGEFGTLSLNIENNPMPGNPKTSFLAALSILSTLKEIEGNMSIG from the coding sequence ATGAAAATAGGATTGATTGGTTCAGGAAACATTAGCGAATTTTTATTAGATTATTTCCATACTACTCCGCAAACAGATGTAAGTATAACTGCACTTTTTAGTAGAAACATTGAAACGACTCAATATCTAGCTACAAAGTATCAAGTAACTCCTTTTCATAGTTTTGAAGAATTTATGCATTCCGATATTGATGTAGTCATTGAGGCTGCTAATATTACAGCGACAATTGAATATGCACCGAAGTTACTTAAAAATGGCAAGGATATTCTCATCATCAGTGTTGGAGCCTTTGCAGAACCTGATTTTAGTACAGAAGTTGCTCGTATCTGTAATGAGCACGGTACAAAAGTATATTTACCCTCAGGAGCAATTGGTGGTTTAGATGTATTAAAAGCAGCGGTTACCGTTGATGGATTAAAAGATGTCTCCATCGTGACAAGAAAGCCAGCGAACTCGTTAACTGACGAACCAATAACAGAGCCAAAGGTCTTATTTGAAGGATATGCAAAAGAGGCAATTAAGCTTTTTCCTAAAAATATTAATGTTTCGATCATCCTCTCACTTGTCGGGTTAGGAATTGCTCAAACAAAGGTAAAAATAATAGCTGACCCGGGGATTACAAAAAACATCCATACGATTGAAGCAACAGGTGAATTTGGAACGTTATCATTAAATATTGAAAATAACCCAATGCCTGGAAACCCCAAAACGAGTTTTCTAGCTGCGTTAAGTATTCTATCAACCTTAAAAGAGATAGAAGGAAATATGAGCATTGGATAA
- the hcaB gene encoding 3-(cis-5,6-dihydroxycyclohexa-1,3-dien-1-yl)propanoate dehydrogenase gives MSKLDEKVAIVTGGASGIGKAITKRFIDEGTRVCVFDLSEEGLNELKEEFGDSILTFRGDVTSYSDHKEAISKTVEIFGKLDIFVSNAGVFDGFVSLEGLPESRIDEAFSMIFDINVKGGLLGAKAACAELKKTGGTIIFTVSNSGFYPNGGGPLYTASKHAIVGLIKELAYELAPEIRVNGVSPGGTITNLSAIPPLKDCVQQLDPETRKRLISARNPLQIAQTPEDHMGAYVLLASNESKAITGTVIESDGGLGVRGMAVTLN, from the coding sequence GTGAGCAAATTGGATGAGAAAGTAGCTATCGTAACGGGAGGAGCTTCAGGAATAGGGAAAGCAATCACGAAACGATTTATAGATGAGGGTACGCGTGTATGTGTTTTCGATCTTTCCGAAGAAGGGTTAAATGAATTAAAAGAAGAATTTGGAGACAGTATTCTAACATTTAGAGGCGATGTTACTAGTTATAGTGACCATAAAGAAGCTATAAGTAAAACCGTTGAAATTTTTGGGAAGTTGGATATATTTGTATCCAATGCAGGTGTATTTGATGGATTCGTTTCTCTTGAAGGCCTACCTGAAAGTCGTATCGATGAAGCTTTTTCTATGATTTTCGATATTAATGTAAAAGGTGGTCTACTTGGAGCCAAAGCAGCTTGTGCTGAATTGAAGAAAACAGGTGGAACTATTATATTTACCGTTTCAAATTCAGGGTTTTATCCTAATGGTGGTGGCCCTCTCTATACAGCTAGTAAGCATGCTATTGTTGGCTTGATTAAAGAATTGGCTTATGAGTTAGCCCCTGAAATAAGAGTTAATGGAGTTTCCCCAGGTGGCACAATTACGAATTTAAGCGCTATCCCTCCATTAAAAGATTGTGTACAACAACTTGATCCAGAAACAAGAAAAAGGTTAATTAGCGCTCGGAATCCTTTACAGATTGCACAAACCCCCGAAGACCATATGGGAGCCTATGTATTGTTAGCTTCGAATGAATCGAAAGCTATTACTGGTACAGTGATTGAAAGTGATGGTGGCCTAGGTGTGCGAGGAATGGCAGTAACGTTAAATTAA
- a CDS encoding aldehyde dehydrogenase family protein — translation MKSNFPSISGKYLINGEWYESKNLKEVINPADIKEVVGEIALCSQNDISQAVDAAADAFKKWSQTSIEERSNIMRQAADKLEVIIKENISLFVRENGKTLVEAKKDLMRCVEITRKGPDLLKDWWKTIDLSDEHQKVQVRRRPRGVTAVIAPWNSPMVLTFKRVIPAVLTGNTVVFKPATDCPLTIMNCLREVAACFPPGVINIVTGSGRLVGDELCSNKKVKAIAFVGSTETGKTIIKNAANTVKKLSLELGGNDPAIILPDANLDKENMQKLRLGVLRASGQVCSAIKRIYVHNSKYDEFVTKLEKEFQRVIVGNGMHPDTTMGPINNEAQFKFVNELKERTAQEDGVNVLTAGRKLNDESWNDGYFMLPSIVTGVKQESEIVRLEQFGPIVPVLPYSDIEEAINLANDTEFGLRASVWTEDENQAIQLAERIEAGAIFHNNHTIFKDLRLDFPGLKESGLSTETFYGGLEFFTDSYGFAN, via the coding sequence GTGAAATCAAATTTTCCTTCTATTTCTGGAAAGTACTTAATCAACGGAGAATGGTATGAATCAAAAAATTTAAAGGAAGTCATTAATCCAGCAGATATCAAAGAAGTCGTTGGTGAAATTGCACTTTGCTCACAAAATGATATCAGTCAAGCAGTTGACGCTGCTGCGGATGCTTTTAAAAAATGGTCTCAAACCTCGATTGAGGAACGTTCAAACATCATGCGTCAAGCAGCAGATAAATTAGAAGTGATTATTAAAGAAAATATTTCTCTTTTTGTACGTGAGAATGGGAAAACATTAGTGGAAGCGAAAAAGGACTTAATGCGTTGTGTTGAGATTACAAGAAAAGGGCCCGATCTTCTAAAAGATTGGTGGAAGACCATTGACCTAAGTGACGAGCACCAAAAGGTCCAGGTTCGTAGACGTCCACGTGGAGTTACTGCTGTCATTGCTCCCTGGAATTCACCAATGGTCCTAACGTTTAAACGTGTCATTCCAGCGGTTCTAACAGGAAACACGGTTGTATTCAAACCTGCAACAGATTGTCCATTAACGATCATGAACTGCTTAAGAGAAGTTGCGGCATGTTTTCCACCGGGAGTAATCAACATCGTTACTGGTTCTGGCCGACTTGTTGGTGATGAGCTTTGCAGTAATAAAAAAGTAAAGGCAATTGCTTTTGTTGGTAGTACAGAAACAGGGAAAACAATTATAAAAAATGCAGCAAATACGGTTAAAAAACTTTCGTTGGAGCTTGGTGGTAATGACCCAGCCATTATCTTACCTGATGCGAATTTAGATAAAGAGAACATGCAGAAATTACGTCTTGGCGTCCTTCGAGCATCCGGCCAAGTTTGCTCAGCCATCAAGCGAATCTACGTACACAACTCAAAATACGATGAGTTTGTTACCAAACTTGAAAAAGAATTTCAACGTGTCATTGTCGGAAATGGGATGCATCCCGATACGACAATGGGGCCAATAAATAATGAAGCTCAATTCAAATTTGTTAATGAATTAAAAGAAAGAACAGCACAAGAAGATGGTGTCAATGTTCTGACAGCAGGAAGAAAGTTAAATGATGAATCTTGGAATGATGGATATTTTATGCTTCCTTCAATTGTAACCGGAGTAAAACAAGAGAGTGAGATTGTTCGATTAGAACAGTTTGGCCCAATTGTTCCTGTCTTGCCTTATTCAGATATTGAAGAAGCAATCAACTTAGCAAATGATACAGAATTTGGCCTAAGAGCATCAGTGTGGACGGAAGATGAAAACCAAGCAATTCAGCTAGCTGAAAGAATTGAAGCTGGTGCAATCTTCCATAATAATCACACTATTTTTAAAGATTTGCGATTAGATTTCCCTGGCCTTAAAGAAAGTGGTTTATCAACAGAAACATTTTATGGTGGACTTGAGTTTTTCACGGATTCATACGGCTTTGCCAATTAG
- a CDS encoding cold-shock protein, giving the protein MQEGTVKWFNAEKGFGFIEVDGGEDVFVHFSAIQGEGFKSLDEGQKVTFEVEQGQRGPQATNVNKA; this is encoded by the coding sequence ATGCAAGAAGGTACAGTAAAATGGTTTAACGCAGAAAAAGGTTTCGGTTTCATCGAAGTTGACGGTGGAGAAGATGTATTCGTACATTTCTCAGCTATCCAAGGCGAAGGATTTAAATCTTTAGATGAAGGCCAAAAAGTTACTTTTGAAGTAGAGCAAGGTCAACGCGGACCTCAAGCTACAAACGTTAACAAAGCCTAA
- a CDS encoding VOC family protein gives MSKTLLGNNTVNQIAFVVNDIDAACEAFSTLLGIPKPDWFLTGERDVSQVVYNGKPSDAQSKLCFINTPSVQIELIEPNQEPSTMRDFLGTIGEGIHHIAFDVNSIEPAIKTVEEHGFPVVQTGNFTSSNGCYAYADTQETYKTLIELLERETPYEPISLDEKNSLLGTTKLTQMAVVVRDLDKVAEAYCNLLGVEKPAIVHAGDPTVTQVVHRGKQTDARGRFMFIDTPLIQIELIEPGDSPSTWNEFLETNGEGIHHISFNVNDLEEKVALLEELGYPVIQKGNFFNGNGRYAYIDTTSTFKVIIELLEKYDS, from the coding sequence ATGAGTAAGACATTACTTGGAAATAATACAGTGAACCAAATTGCCTTTGTTGTGAATGATATAGATGCTGCTTGTGAGGCTTTTTCAACATTGCTTGGGATTCCAAAGCCAGATTGGTTTCTAACAGGGGAACGTGATGTCTCACAAGTTGTTTATAATGGCAAACCCTCTGATGCTCAGAGTAAACTGTGTTTCATCAATACACCCTCGGTACAAATAGAGCTAATCGAACCAAATCAAGAACCTAGTACGATGAGAGACTTTTTAGGCACTATTGGGGAAGGCATTCATCATATTGCTTTTGATGTAAACTCGATAGAACCAGCAATTAAAACAGTGGAGGAACATGGATTTCCAGTTGTACAAACAGGAAATTTCACTTCCAGTAATGGTTGTTATGCTTATGCAGACACCCAAGAAACGTATAAGACACTCATTGAATTACTAGAACGCGAAACACCTTATGAACCTATTTCTCTCGATGAGAAGAACTCATTATTAGGAACTACTAAATTAACACAAATGGCTGTAGTTGTCCGCGATCTTGACAAAGTAGCGGAAGCCTATTGCAACCTCCTAGGAGTTGAAAAACCAGCAATCGTTCATGCAGGTGATCCAACCGTTACACAAGTGGTCCATCGTGGAAAACAAACAGATGCTAGAGGAAGATTTATGTTTATCGATACCCCACTTATTCAAATTGAGCTGATCGAGCCAGGAGATTCTCCGAGTACGTGGAATGAGTTTCTAGAGACAAATGGAGAAGGAATTCACCATATTTCTTTTAATGTAAATGATTTAGAAGAAAAAGTTGCGCTTTTGGAAGAATTAGGATATCCAGTTATTCAAAAAGGAAACTTTTTTAATGGTAATGGAAGATACGCTTATATAGATACAACATCAACATTTAAAGTAATCATTGAACTTCTAGAAAAGTATGATTCTTAA
- a CDS encoding aromatic-ring-hydroxylating dioxygenase subunit beta — protein sequence MENKELMLVTFMFERWLYNEASLLDNIKFDAWFSLIHPDLVYQMPVRVNKEGIERPDYSTDMFAFEDDYETMKMRVDRLKTDYAWAEIPPSRTRRTVSNVFITDYVENEKARVKSNLLIYRSRTNDIHHDLISGERQDEFTYSDGEWKLSKRFFIIDQTTIDTRNLAIFV from the coding sequence ATGGAAAATAAGGAGCTTATGCTGGTTACGTTTATGTTTGAGAGATGGTTATATAATGAAGCATCCTTACTAGATAATATCAAATTTGATGCCTGGTTTAGCCTAATCCATCCAGACCTTGTTTATCAAATGCCGGTTCGGGTCAATAAGGAAGGAATCGAACGGCCAGATTACTCAACCGATATGTTTGCCTTCGAAGATGATTATGAAACAATGAAAATGCGTGTTGACCGTTTAAAAACAGATTATGCCTGGGCTGAAATCCCCCCATCTCGAACACGCCGTACTGTTAGCAATGTTTTTATTACTGATTATGTTGAAAATGAAAAAGCTAGGGTTAAAAGTAATCTTCTTATTTATCGTAGCCGTACAAACGATATTCATCATGACCTTATCTCAGGAGAGCGTCAAGACGAATTTACGTATAGCGACGGGGAATGGAAGCTATCCAAACGATTTTTCATTATTGATCAAACAACAATTGATACAAGAAATCTAGCAATCTTTGTGTAA